One Helicobacter pylori NQ4053 genomic region harbors:
- a CDS encoding 6-pyruvoyl trahydropterin synthase family protein: MVIRRLYKFCASHVVRNCSSLKCAQNIHGHNYEVEVFIETNRLDSANMALDFGLMQQEMQTFIDSFDHAHHFWDKESLEFQRFIENHCVRYVKCSFNLSAESYALMFLYYLTRILQKSVFSNDEGELKVSSVRVHETKNGYAESFLNDLENPHFKSLVHNHCVSFSQGIQNLWHDKDFFHKIISDEEKCFFHAKPLHQIP, from the coding sequence ATGGTTATCAGGCGGTTGTATAAATTTTGCGCTAGCCATGTGGTGCGTAATTGTTCTTCTTTAAAATGCGCTCAAAATATCCATGGGCATAATTATGAAGTGGAAGTTTTTATTGAAACCAACCGTTTAGATAGCGCGAACATGGCATTAGATTTTGGGTTGATGCAACAAGAGATGCAAACCTTTATAGACTCCTTTGATCATGCCCATCATTTTTGGGATAAAGAAAGCCTTGAGTTTCAGCGTTTTATAGAAAATCATTGCGTTCGTTACGTGAAATGCTCGTTTAATTTGAGCGCAGAAAGTTACGCCCTCATGTTTTTATACTACCTGACAAGGATTTTACAAAAAAGCGTTTTTTCTAATGATGAAGGGGAGTTAAAAGTCTCTAGCGTGCGCGTGCATGAGACTAAAAACGGCTATGCGGAGAGCTTTTTAAACGATTTAGAAAACCCTCATTTTAAATCTTTAGTGCATAATCATTGCGTCTCTTTCTCGCAAGGCATTCAAAATTTGTGGCATGATAAGGACTTTTTCCATAAAATCATTAGCGATGAAGAAAAATGCTTTTTTCACGCTAAGCCCTTACACCAGATCCCTTAA
- a CDS encoding MFS transporter has protein sequence MKHLGKKEVRTLGLSSLGGTLEFYDFIIFVFFTSIIAKHFFPNTLSPIWSEINTYGIFAAGYLARPLGGIVMAHFGDRFGRKNMFMLSILLMVIPTFALALMPTFNDLVGFGVDSMGLSLKNAHYLGYIAPVFLVFVRICQGVAVGGELPGAWVFVHEHAPQGQKNTYIGFLTASVVSGILLGSLVYIGIYMVFDKPVVEDWAWRVAFGLGGIFGIISVYLRRFLEETPVFQQMKQDDALVKFPLKEVFKNSRFGISISMLITWVLTACILIFILFVPNFTLTHPNFHFTPFEKTYFQILGLVGIVSSIVLTGFLADKIKPHKVCMAFSAAFAFFGFLFFREFYSNTPSLVNTIVLYFLACFCAGIMNFCPIFMSDVFSAKIRFSGISFAYNIAYAITAGFTPQLSSWLNAKAIAAPESLQSYGLSFYIFVVALIAFIVSLLMAPIYNKSNPQHESPIT, from the coding sequence ATAAAACATTTAGGCAAAAAAGAGGTAAGAACCTTAGGGTTATCTTCGCTTGGGGGGACTTTAGAATTTTACGATTTTATCATCTTTGTATTTTTTACAAGCATCATTGCCAAACACTTTTTCCCGAACACGCTTAGCCCTATTTGGTCTGAAATCAACACTTATGGTATCTTTGCTGCAGGCTATCTAGCGCGCCCGCTTGGCGGCATAGTGATGGCCCACTTTGGAGATAGATTCGGTCGTAAAAACATGTTCATGCTCTCTATTTTATTGATGGTGATCCCAACCTTTGCGTTAGCTTTGATGCCAACTTTTAATGATTTGGTGGGTTTTGGCGTTGATAGCATGGGACTTAGTCTAAAAAACGCTCATTATCTTGGTTATATAGCTCCTGTTTTTTTGGTGTTTGTTAGGATTTGTCAAGGCGTTGCTGTGGGTGGTGAATTGCCTGGCGCTTGGGTTTTTGTCCATGAACATGCCCCGCAAGGCCAAAAAAACACTTATATCGGTTTTTTAACCGCTTCCGTAGTTTCTGGGATTTTGCTTGGGAGTTTGGTTTATATTGGGATTTACATGGTTTTTGACAAGCCTGTTGTTGAAGATTGGGCTTGGAGGGTTGCCTTTGGGCTTGGAGGGATTTTTGGTATCATTTCTGTCTATTTGAGGCGCTTTTTAGAAGAAACTCCCGTTTTTCAGCAAATGAAGCAAGACGATGCCTTAGTTAAATTCCCGCTTAAAGAGGTGTTTAAAAACTCTCGCTTTGGTATATCAATCTCTATGCTTATCACTTGGGTTTTAACCGCTTGCATTTTGATTTTTATCCTTTTTGTTCCCAATTTTACCCTTACGCATCCCAATTTTCATTTCACTCCGTTTGAAAAAACCTATTTTCAAATTTTAGGACTTGTTGGTATTGTAAGTTCTATTGTTTTAACCGGGTTTTTAGCCGATAAAATCAAACCGCACAAAGTTTGCATGGCTTTTAGCGCGGCCTTTGCCTTTTTTGGCTTTTTATTCTTTAGAGAATTTTATTCTAATACGCCAAGTTTAGTCAATACCATAGTTTTATACTTTTTAGCTTGCTTTTGTGCAGGCATTATGAATTTTTGCCCTATTTTTATGAGCGATGTGTTTAGCGCCAAAATCCGTTTTAGCGGGATTTCCTTTGCCTATAATATAGCCTATGCTATAACCGCTGGCTTTACCCCTCAACTTTCAAGCTGGTTAAATGCAAAAGCCATAGCAGCACCTGAAAGCTTGCAAAGTTATGGTCTAAGCTTTTATATTTTTGTGGTTGCTTTAATCGCTTTTATCGTATCGCTTTTAATGGCGCCAATTTACAACAAATCTAACCCCCAACACGAATCGCCCATAACATGA
- the folE gene encoding GTP cyclohydrolase I FolE, whose amino-acid sequence MENFFNQFFENIGENKNREGLKETPKRVQELWKFLYKGYKEDPRVALKSAYFQGVCDEMIVAQNIEFYSTCEHHLLPFLGNISLGYIPKEKIVGISAIAKLIEIYSKRLQIQERLTTQITETFDEIIEPRGVIVICEAKHLCMSMQGVQKQNAIIKTSVLRGLFKKDPKTRAEFMQLLKS is encoded by the coding sequence ATGGAAAATTTTTTCAACCAATTTTTTGAAAACATCGGCGAAAATAAGAATAGAGAAGGCTTGAAAGAGACGCCTAAAAGGGTTCAAGAATTATGGAAATTCTTGTATAAAGGCTATAAAGAAGACCCTAGAGTGGCTTTAAAAAGCGCGTATTTTCAAGGCGTTTGCGATGAAATGATAGTGGCTCAAAACATTGAATTTTACTCCACTTGCGAGCACCATTTGCTCCCTTTTTTAGGGAATATCAGTTTAGGATATATCCCTAAGGAAAAGATTGTAGGCATTAGCGCGATCGCTAAACTCATTGAAATTTATAGCAAACGCTTGCAAATCCAAGAAAGGCTGACCACTCAAATTACAGAAACCTTTGATGAGATCATAGAGCCAAGGGGCGTGATCGTGATTTGTGAAGCCAAGCATTTGTGCATGAGCATGCAAGGGGTGCAAAAGCAAAATGCGATCATTAAAACAAGTGTGTTAAGAGGCCTCTTCAAAAAAGACCCTAAAACCAGAGCTGAATTTATGCAACTCTTAAAATCTTAG
- the surE gene encoding 5'/3'-nucleotidase SurE, with translation MKKILLTNDDGYHAKGIKALEQALEEVAEIYVVAPKHEKSACSQCITITAPLRAEKIKGKEGRHYRIDDGTPSDCVYLAINELFKHVCFDLVISGINLGSNMGEDTIYSGTVAGAIEGTIQGVPSIAISQILSNKNKNTPLSFDLAQKIIQDLVQNIFKNGYPLKGRKLLNVNVPNCSLQEYQGERITPKGYRLYKKEVHKRTDPKNESYFWLGLHPLEWQKRENENRLSDFDAIASNHVSITPLNLDLTSYDDLKSLESWHEGMLK, from the coding sequence ATGAAAAAAATTCTACTCACCAACGATGATGGATACCATGCAAAAGGCATTAAAGCTTTAGAACAGGCTTTAGAAGAAGTGGCAGAAATTTATGTGGTCGCCCCCAAGCATGAAAAAAGCGCATGCTCGCAATGCATCACGATCACCGCGCCTTTAAGAGCGGAGAAAATTAAGGGCAAAGAAGGCCGGCATTACAGGATTGATGATGGCACGCCAAGCGATTGCGTGTATCTGGCGATCAATGAGTTGTTTAAACATGTTTGTTTTGATTTGGTGATTTCAGGGATCAATCTTGGATCTAACATGGGCGAAGACACGATTTATTCGGGAACGGTGGCCGGAGCGATTGAAGGCACCATCCAGGGCGTGCCTTCCATTGCGATTTCTCAAATCCTTTCTAACAAAAACAAAAACACTCCCTTAAGTTTTGATCTGGCTCAAAAGATCATCCAGGATTTAGTCCAAAACATTTTCAAAAACGGCTATCCTTTAAAAGGGCGCAAACTCCTGAATGTGAATGTCCCTAATTGCTCCTTACAAGAATATCAGGGCGAACGCATCACCCCTAAGGGCTATAGGCTGTATAAAAAAGAAGTGCATAAACGAACAGACCCTAAGAATGAAAGCTATTTTTGGCTAGGGCTACACCCTTTAGAATGGCAAAAGCGCGAAAATGAAAACAGGCTCTCTGATTTTGACGCTATTGCTTCAAACCATGTCTCTATCACGCCTTTAAATTTAGACTTAACCAGTTATGATGATTTGAAAAGCTTGGAATCTTGGCATGAGGGAATGTTAAAGTGA
- a CDS encoding polyprenyl synthetase family protein has translation MNSPNLSFYCNECERFESFLKNHHLHLEDFHPYLEKAFFEMVLNGGKRFRPKLFLAVLCSLVGKKDYLNQQTEYFKIALSIECLHTYSLIHDDLPCMDNAALRRNHPTLHAKYDETTAVLIGDALNTYSFELLSNALLESRIIVELVKILSANGGIKGMILGQALDCYFENTPLNLEQLTFLHEHKTAKLISASLMMGLVASGIKNEELLKWLQDFGLKMGLCFQVLDDIIDVTQDEEESGKTTHLDSAKNSFVNLLGLKKASDYAQTLKTEVLNDLNLLKPAYPLLQENLNALLNTLFKGKT, from the coding sequence ATGAATAGCCCTAATTTATCCTTTTATTGTAATGAGTGCGAGCGTTTTGAAAGCTTTTTAAAAAACCATCATTTACACCTTGAAGACTTCCACCCTTATTTGGAAAAAGCCTTTTTTGAAATGGTGCTTAATGGGGGCAAAAGGTTCCGCCCTAAGCTTTTTTTAGCCGTGCTTTGCTCTTTAGTGGGTAAAAAAGATTATCTTAACCAACAAACAGAATATTTTAAAATCGCTTTAAGCATTGAATGCTTGCACACTTATTCGCTCATCCATGACGATTTGCCATGCATGGATAACGCCGCTTTAAGGAGAAACCACCCCACTTTACACGCTAAATACGATGAAACCACAGCCGTTTTAATCGGCGATGCGCTCAACACTTACTCTTTTGAATTGCTTTCAAACGCTTTATTAGAAAGCCGTATCATTGTGGAATTAGTCAAAATCTTAAGCGCTAATGGGGGGATTAAAGGCATGATCTTAGGGCAGGCTTTGGATTGCTATTTTGAAAACACGCCCTTAAATTTAGAGCAGCTCACTTTCTTACACGAGCATAAAACCGCTAAATTGATTAGTGCAAGCCTGATGATGGGGCTTGTTGCAAGCGGTATTAAAAATGAAGAGCTTTTGAAATGGCTTCAGGATTTTGGGTTAAAAATGGGTCTTTGTTTTCAAGTGCTAGATGATATTATAGACGTTACACAAGATGAAGAAGAAAGCGGTAAAACCACTCATTTAGACAGCGCTAAAAACAGCTTTGTGAATTTATTGGGGCTAAAAAAGGCAAGCGATTACGCTCAAACTTTAAAAACAGAGGTTTTAAACGATTTAAATCTACTAAAACCCGCTTATCCTTTATTGCAAGAAAATTTAAACGCATTATTGAACACTCTATTTAAAGGCAAGACATGA
- a CDS encoding 7-carboxy-7-deazaguanine synthase QueE: protein MKLPVVESFFSLQGEGKNIGKPSLFLRLGGCNLSCKGFNCKTILHDEILAGCDSLYAVHPKFKETWDYYNEPESLIERLVNLAPSYKDFDFILTGGEPSLYFNNPILLSVLEHFYRQKIPLCVESNGSIFFEFSPILKELHFTLSVKLSFSLEEESKRINLKALQNILNNAKSAHFKFVLESQNAAQSIIEIQSLLKRLSLKNNEIFLMPLGTNNNELDKNLKTLAPLAIKHGFRLSDRLHIRLWDNQKGF, encoded by the coding sequence ATGAAACTCCCGGTCGTTGAGAGCTTTTTTTCCTTACAAGGTGAAGGAAAAAACATAGGCAAACCCAGTCTTTTTTTACGCTTAGGGGGGTGTAACCTTTCATGCAAGGGCTTTAATTGTAAAACCATATTGCATGATGAAATTCTAGCAGGTTGCGATAGTTTGTATGCGGTGCATCCTAAATTCAAAGAAACTTGGGATTATTACAATGAGCCTGAATCTTTGATTGAACGATTAGTTAATTTAGCCCCTAGTTATAAGGATTTTGATTTCATTCTCACAGGCGGGGAGCCAAGTTTGTATTTTAATAACCCTATTTTATTGAGCGTTTTAGAGCATTTTTATCGCCAAAAAATCCCTTTATGTGTAGAGAGTAATGGTTCTATTTTTTTTGAATTTAGCCCTATTTTAAAAGAATTGCATTTCACCCTAAGCGTCAAACTCTCTTTTTCTTTGGAGGAAGAAAGCAAGCGGATCAACCTCAAAGCCTTACAAAATATCTTAAATAACGCTAAAAGCGCGCATTTTAAATTTGTTTTAGAGAGCCAAAACGCCGCTCAATCTATTATAGAAATTCAAAGCCTTTTGAAACGACTCTCCTTAAAAAATAATGAAATCTTTTTAATGCCCTTAGGCACAAATAACAACGAGCTAGATAAAAATCTAAAAACCCTAGCCCCCCTAGCCATAAAGCATGGTTTCAGGCTGAGCGACAGGCTTCATATCCGCTTGTGGGATAATCAAAAAGGGTTTTAA
- the alr gene encoding alanine racemase, with protein sequence MLKRASFVEVNTASLRHNFNAVKSIVPKDAHIMAVVKANAYGAGAIKASEIFLQEGANYLGVAALDEALELRSHFPKTPILILGYSPNSNASMLIDNDLSAMVFSLEQAEVFSQMALKSQKRLKVHLKIDTGMHRLGLEPNFKSIETIKKIRALKGLEIEGIFTHLSNADAKIKTHAKNQMKAFNAFLEQLLDQKIEFQYRHAYNSAGILSLCNGNENRLLNLYRPGIMLYGFYPSNEMKESCPTILKNVISLKAQIVQIRSVKKGEFIGYGEHFYTNEETLVGVLALGYADGLMRTLGNRIQVAINNQLAPLIGKVCMDQCFVKLNNIQAKEGDEVILFGDKSANANDASEIATLLNTIAYETISTLSKRLERVYI encoded by the coding sequence ATGTTAAAAAGGGCGAGTTTTGTAGAAGTGAATACCGCTTCTTTAAGGCATAATTTTAATGCAGTCAAAAGCATTGTCCCTAAAGACGCCCACATCATGGCGGTTGTTAAGGCGAACGCTTATGGGGCAGGGGCAATAAAAGCGAGCGAAATTTTCTTACAAGAAGGGGCTAATTATTTAGGGGTAGCGGCCTTAGATGAAGCTTTAGAGTTGCGCTCTCATTTCCCTAAAACCCCCATTTTGATCTTAGGCTATAGCCCTAATTCTAACGCTTCCATGCTGATTGATAACGATTTGAGCGCTATGGTTTTTAGCCTTGAACAAGCGGAAGTTTTTTCCCAAATGGCTTTAAAATCTCAAAAACGCTTAAAAGTGCATCTCAAAATTGATACTGGCATGCACCGCTTGGGCTTAGAGCCTAATTTTAAAAGCATAGAAACCATTAAAAAAATCCGCGCTTTAAAAGGTTTGGAAATAGAGGGGATATTCACGCATTTAAGCAACGCTGATGCTAAGATTAAAACCCATGCTAAAAACCAAATGAAAGCCTTTAACGCTTTTTTAGAGCAGCTTTTGGATCAAAAAATAGAGTTCCAATACCGCCATGCTTATAATTCCGCCGGCATCCTTTCTTTGTGTAATGGGAATGAAAATCGTTTGTTAAACCTCTATCGCCCAGGGATCATGCTCTATGGTTTTTACCCCTCTAATGAAATGAAAGAATCATGCCCAACCATCTTGAAAAATGTTATCAGCCTGAAAGCGCAAATCGTTCAAATCAGAAGCGTTAAAAAAGGCGAATTTATTGGCTATGGCGAGCATTTTTATACCAATGAAGAGACTTTAGTGGGCGTTTTAGCACTAGGGTATGCGGACGGGTTAATGCGCACTTTAGGCAATCGCATTCAAGTAGCGATCAATAACCAACTAGCCCCCCTGATTGGCAAGGTGTGCATGGATCAGTGCTTTGTCAAACTCAATAATATTCAAGCCAAAGAGGGCGATGAGGTCATCTTGTTTGGGGATAAAAGCGCTAATGCTAATGACGCAAGCGAAATCGCCACGCTTTTAAACACCATTGCTTATGAAACCATCAGCACTTTGTCCAAACGCTTGGAGCGTGTCTATATTTAA
- a CDS encoding GNAT family N-acetyltransferase, with the protein MTIKVFSPKYPTELEEFYAERIADNPLGFIQRLDLLPSISGFVQKLREHGGEFFGMRDKGKLIGICGLNHINQTEAELCKFHINTAYQSQGLGQKLYESVERYAFIKGYTKISLHVSKSQIKACNLYQKLGFVQIKEEDCVVELGEETLIFPTLFMEKILS; encoded by the coding sequence ATGACCATCAAAGTTTTTTCGCCCAAATATCCCACTGAATTAGAAGAATTTTATGCTGAGCGCATCGCTGATAACCCTTTAGGGTTTATCCAACGCTTGGATCTTTTGCCTAGCATTAGCGGGTTCGTTCAAAAATTGCGCGAGCATGGCGGGGAATTTTTTGGAATGAGGGATAAGGGGAAGCTCATTGGGATTTGTGGGCTTAATCATATCAATCAAACAGAAGCAGAGCTGTGTAAATTCCACATAAATACCGCTTATCAATCCCAAGGGTTGGGTCAAAAACTCTATGAGAGCGTGGAGCGATACGCTTTTATTAAAGGCTATACTAAAATCTCTCTGCATGTGAGCAAGAGTCAGATTAAGGCATGCAACCTCTATCAAAAGCTGGGTTTTGTGCAAATCAAAGAAGAGGATTGCGTAGTGGAGTTGGGCGAAGAGACTTTGATTTTCCCCACTCTTTTTATGGAAAAGATTTTGTCTTGA
- a CDS encoding alanine/glycine:cation symporter family protein, with the protein METIDSVVRLLSNLVWGIPMQILLVGTGLFLTFYLRGLQFSKIFYAIKILFDKESQSKGDISQFSALMLSLGATVGIGSIVGVATAISIAGPGAVFWMWVTGLVGMATKYSEGILAVKYREKGAFGYNGGPMYYIKNGLNMPKLAMAFAIFTIIASIGTGNMTQSNAVSSILSEQANLPTWVSGLLLTLLTAVIVIGGIKSIGKFTSYLAPIMVLLYLIAIIYIIVSHFDLTLQAIKLIFEEAFNPKPVVGGASGALVATMIKTGVARGLYSNEAGLGSSAIIAASAQTRHPVRQALVSMLQTFIVTLIVCSATASVILMAPEYNTLLPNGEKLSANLLTLKSTEYFLGSLGAVVIFTTMIFFAYSTIIGWAYYGEKCTEYAFGEKKVKYYRLIFLASVMVGAMAKIDFVWNLADLSNGLMAIPNLIALILLHKVVYSETRWYFSKHSNK; encoded by the coding sequence ATGGAAACGATTGATTCGGTGGTGCGTTTATTATCTAATTTGGTGTGGGGGATTCCCATGCAAATTTTATTGGTAGGCACCGGTTTGTTTTTAACCTTCTATCTTAGGGGTTTGCAATTCAGTAAGATTTTTTATGCGATCAAAATCCTTTTTGACAAAGAGTCCCAATCTAAGGGCGATATTTCGCAATTTTCCGCTCTCATGCTTTCTTTAGGAGCAACCGTAGGCATTGGGAGTATCGTAGGCGTAGCGACCGCTATCAGCATCGCAGGGCCAGGAGCCGTGTTTTGGATGTGGGTTACTGGGCTTGTTGGCATGGCGACTAAATATTCTGAGGGGATTTTAGCGGTGAAATACAGGGAAAAAGGGGCGTTTGGATACAACGGAGGGCCCATGTATTACATCAAAAACGGCCTTAACATGCCCAAACTCGCCATGGCGTTTGCGATTTTTACGATTATTGCGAGCATTGGTACCGGTAACATGACGCAATCCAATGCGGTTTCTTCCATTTTGAGCGAACAAGCGAACCTGCCTACTTGGGTTTCAGGCTTATTGCTCACTCTTTTAACCGCTGTTATTGTCATAGGGGGGATTAAATCCATTGGTAAATTCACTTCCTACTTAGCTCCTATTATGGTGCTTTTATATTTGATCGCTATCATTTATATTATTGTTAGCCATTTTGATTTAACCCTTCAAGCGATCAAACTCATTTTTGAAGAAGCCTTTAACCCTAAACCCGTTGTGGGCGGAGCGAGCGGCGCGTTGGTAGCAACGATGATAAAAACGGGCGTGGCTAGGGGGTTGTATTCTAATGAAGCGGGGTTAGGGAGCTCAGCCATTATTGCCGCGAGCGCTCAAACGCGCCACCCGGTGCGTCAAGCCTTAGTGTCCATGCTCCAAACCTTTATTGTAACTTTAATAGTGTGTTCGGCAACAGCGAGCGTGATTTTAATGGCTCCAGAATACAACACCTTGCTCCCTAATGGGGAAAAATTAAGCGCTAATTTGCTCACTCTAAAAAGCACGGAGTATTTTCTAGGCTCGTTAGGGGCGGTGGTGATTTTTACAACCATGATCTTTTTTGCCTACTCTACGATTATTGGTTGGGCTTATTATGGGGAAAAATGCACTGAATACGCCTTTGGTGAAAAAAAAGTGAAATATTACCGCTTGATCTTTTTAGCGAGCGTGATGGTGGGGGCTATGGCTAAAATTGATTTTGTGTGGAATTTAGCGGATCTTTCTAACGGGCTTATGGCTATCCCTAATTTAATCGCTTTGATTTTATTGCATAAAGTGGTTTATTCTGAAACTCGTTGGTATTTTAGCAAGCATTCTAACAAGTAA
- a CDS encoding amino acid ABC transporter permease, whose translation MSANHNLSLFFESLDLNKERLELLLEAFYPMLKAAFCISLPLAIISFILGLLIAIVVALIKIAPPKRFIHKALLAGVNFYVSLIRGTPLLVQIVVVFYGLPALGVYMDPIPAGIIAFSFNVGAYASETLRASFLSVPKDQWNSSLSLGLNYLQTFWHVIFFQALKVATPSLSNTFISLFKETSLASVVTIAEVFRIAQQKANASYDFLPIYLEAALIYWLFCLVLEVIQKRVEKILN comes from the coding sequence ATGTCAGCCAACCATAATCTGTCTTTGTTTTTTGAATCTTTAGATTTGAACAAGGAGCGTTTGGAATTACTATTAGAGGCTTTCTACCCCATGCTAAAAGCCGCTTTTTGCATTTCTTTGCCTTTAGCGATCATTTCTTTTATTTTAGGCTTATTGATTGCTATTGTGGTGGCTCTCATTAAAATCGCGCCCCCTAAACGTTTCATTCATAAGGCTTTATTAGCGGGCGTGAATTTCTATGTCTCGCTCATTAGAGGCACGCCTTTATTGGTCCAAATCGTGGTGGTGTTTTATGGTTTGCCCGCCCTTGGGGTTTATATGGATCCAATCCCGGCAGGCATTATTGCGTTTTCTTTTAATGTGGGGGCATACGCTTCAGAGACTTTAAGGGCGAGCTTTCTTTCTGTCCCTAAAGATCAATGGAATTCAAGCTTGAGTTTGGGTTTGAATTACTTGCAAACCTTTTGGCATGTCATCTTTTTTCAAGCGCTCAAAGTCGCCACGCCAAGCCTGAGTAACACTTTCATCAGCCTTTTTAAAGAAACTTCTTTAGCTTCTGTGGTAACTATCGCAGAGGTTTTTAGAATCGCACAGCAAAAAGCGAACGCCAGCTATGACTTTCTGCCTATTTATTTGGAAGCCGCTTTGATTTACTGGCTTTTTTGCTTGGTTTTAGAAGTGATCCAAAAGCGCGTGGAAAAAATCTTAAATTAA